The stretch of DNA CCGGCCTTACGTCGATCAGGCCACCGCAGTCGCGCAGTACTGCAACCCTTATTAAGGGCTGTTGATTTTGTGGGAGCGGGCTTGCTCGCGAAAGCGGTGCATCAGTCAGCACACATGCTGAATGTAAAATCGTCTTCGCGAGCAAGCCCGCTCCCACAGGGGATGTGCGTTGAATTCAAAATACAAAAAAACGGCCCGAGGGCCGTTTTTTTGTTGGGCGAATGCATCATCCGCCGAGGTACGCCTCGCGCACTTTCGGGTCGGTCAACAGCGCTTCACCGGTGCCTTGCATCACTACGCGGCCGTTCTCCAGAACGTAGGCGCGGTCAGCGATTTTCAGCGCCTGGTTGGCGTTCTGCTCGACCAGGAACACCGTCACACCGTCTTTGCGCAGCATTTCGATGATGTCGAAAATCTGCTGGATGATGATCGGTGCCAGACCCAGCGACGGCTCGTCGAGCAGCAGCAGCTTCGGCTTGCTCATCAACGCACGGCCGATGGCGAGCATTTGCTGTTCGCCGCCGGACATGGTGCCGCCGCGCTGGTTGAAGCGTTCTTTCAGGCGCGGGAACAGGCCAAGGACCTTGTCCATTTGCTCCTGATAGTCGCCCTTGTCGGTGAAGAAGCCGCCCATGGACAGGTTTTCTTCGACGGTCAGACGGGCGAACACCCGACGACCTTCCGGCACCACCGCGATGCTTTTGCGCATGATCTGCGACGAGTCCTGGCCGACCAGTTCCTCACCCATGTAGCGGATGCTGCCGCTGTGCGCCTGCGGTGAACCGCAGAGCGTCATCAGCAGCGTGGACTTGCCGGCACCGTTAGCGCCGATCAGGGTCACGATCTCGCCCTGACGGACTTCGACGTTGACACTGTGCAGGGCCTGGATCTTGCCGTAGAAGGTGGAAACGTTTTCGAACTGCAGCATTTACGCTTCCCCCAGGTAGGCTTTGATCACTTCAGGATTGTCGCGGATCTGTTCCGGCGTGCCGTCAGCCAGAGGCGTGCCCTGGTTGATCACGACGATGTGGTCGGAAATGCTCATGACCAGTTTCATGTCGTGTTCGATCAGCAGCACGGTCACGTTGTGCTCTTCACGCAGCACGCTGATCAGCGCCTTGAGGTCTTCGGTTTCCTTCGGGTTCAGGCCGGCCGCCGGTTCGTCGAGCATGAGGATCCGTGGACGGGTCATCATGCAGCGGGCGATTTCCAGACGCCGTTGCTGACCGTAGGCCAGGGTCCCGGCGGTACGGTTGGCGAACTCCTTGAGGTTGACCTTTTCCAGCCAGTACTCGGCATATTCCATCGCCTCGCGCTCGCTCTTGCGGAACGAAGGGGTCTTGAACAGGCCGGCCAGGAAGTTGGTGTTCAGGTGACGGTGCTGGGCGATCAGCAGGTTCTCGACCGCCGTCATGTCTTTGAACAACCGCACGTTCTGGAAGGTGCGCACCACGCCCTTGAGGGCGATCTTGTGGCCCGGCAGGCCCTGGATCGGCTCGCCGTCCAGCAGAATGCTGCCGCCCGATGGCTGGTAGAAACCGGTCAGGCAGTTGAACACGGTGGTCTTGCCCGCGCCGTTCGGCCCGATCAGCGCCACCACTTGTTTTTCCTTGACGGTCAGGGCCACGCCATTGACCGCGAGCAAGCCGCCGAAGCGCATGCTCAGGTTTTCGACCTTAAGAATCTCGCGGCTCATTTGCGCAACTCCATGTGTGGGCGTTGCATTGGCAGCAGACCTTGTGGACGCCAGATCATCATCAACACCATCAGCGCACCGAACATCAACATCCGGTATTCGCTGAACTCACGCATCATTTCCGGCAACAGGATCATCACCACGGCCGCGAGAATCACGCCCAGTTGCGAGCCCATGCCACCCAGCACGACGATGGCGAGGATGATCGCCGACTCGATGAAGGTGAACGATTCCGGGGTCACCAGACCCTGACGGGCGGCGAAGAAGCTGCCGGCGAAACCGGCGAAGCTCGCACCCAGGGTGAATGCCGACAGCTTGATGATCGTCGGATTCAGGCCCAGTGCGCGGCAGGCGATTTCATCTTCACGCAGCGCTTCCCACGCACGGCCGATCGGCATGCGCAGCAGGCGGTTGATGATGAACAGCGCCGCCAGTGCCAGCAACAGCGCAACCAGGTAGAGGAAGATCACCTTGTTGATCGAGTTGTATTCGAGGCCGAAATACTCGTGGAAGGTTTGCATGCCTTCCGCCGCTTTACGTTCGAAGGTCAGGCCGAAGAACGTCGGTTTCTCGATGTTGCTGATGCCGTTCGGACCGCCGGTGATGTCGGTCAGGTTGCGCAGGAACAGACGGATGATCTCGCCGAAGCCCAGGGTCACGATCGCCAGGTAGTCACCGCGCAGACGCAACACCGGGAAGCCCAGCAGGAAGCCGAACGTCGCCGACATCAGGCCGGCAATCGGCAGGCAGATCCAGAAGCTCAGGCCGTAGTAGTGCGACAGCAGCGCATAACTGTAGGCGCCGACGGCGTAGAAGCCGACGTAACCCAGGTCGAGCAGACCGGCCAGACCGACCACAATGTTCAGGCCAAGGCCGAGCATCACGTAGATCAGGATCAGCGTTGCGATGTCCACCGCGCCACGGGAGCCGAAGAACGGCCAGACCAGTGCACCGAGGATCAGCGCGATGATGATGTAGCGTTGGGTGGTCGGCAGGGTCAGGAAGTTGCTGGCCTTGGCCGGGATCAGCGGCAGGCTCGGCGAGGATTTCCACGCCTTGCTGATCTGCTGGTTGAACAGCACGCGCAGGAACATCAGCACCGAGCACACGGCGATGGTCGCCAGAATGGCCGGGCTGGTGCCGTGCACTTCGAGGTTGATGCCGACGATGGTCAGTTTCAGACCCAGTACCGGATACGCAACCGCCCAAACCAAGAGCGCACTGAAGAGTGCTTGCTTAAGATTTTTAGTCATACTTTCTCAACCTCCGGACGGCCCAGAATGCCGGTCGGACGGAACAACAGCACCAGAACCAACAAGCCGAAAGCCACGACGTCCTTGTACTGGTCGCCGAAGATATCGGCACCAAAGGCTTCCGCCACCCCAAGCACCAGCCCGCCGAGCATGGCGCCGGGGATGCTGCCGATCCCGCCCAGTACTGCGGCGGTGAAGGCCTTGAGGCCGACGAGGAAACCGGCGTTCGGGTTGATCACGCCGTACTGCATGCTCAGCAGCACAGCCGCAACGGCCGCCAGCGCAGCACCAATGACGAAGGTCAGGGCGATGATGTTGTTGGTGTTGATGCCCAGCAGGTTGGCCATCTTGATGTCTTCGGCGCAGGCGCGGCAGGCG from Pseudomonas sp. P8_229 encodes:
- a CDS encoding high-affinity branched-chain amino acid ABC transporter permease LivM, giving the protein MTKNLKQALFSALLVWAVAYPVLGLKLTIVGINLEVHGTSPAILATIAVCSVLMFLRVLFNQQISKAWKSSPSLPLIPAKASNFLTLPTTQRYIIIALILGALVWPFFGSRGAVDIATLILIYVMLGLGLNIVVGLAGLLDLGYVGFYAVGAYSYALLSHYYGLSFWICLPIAGLMSATFGFLLGFPVLRLRGDYLAIVTLGFGEIIRLFLRNLTDITGGPNGISNIEKPTFFGLTFERKAAEGMQTFHEYFGLEYNSINKVIFLYLVALLLALAALFIINRLLRMPIGRAWEALREDEIACRALGLNPTIIKLSAFTLGASFAGFAGSFFAARQGLVTPESFTFIESAIILAIVVLGGMGSQLGVILAAVVMILLPEMMREFSEYRMLMFGALMVLMMIWRPQGLLPMQRPHMELRK
- a CDS encoding ABC transporter ATP-binding protein → MLQFENVSTFYGKIQALHSVNVEVRQGEIVTLIGANGAGKSTLLMTLCGSPQAHSGSIRYMGEELVGQDSSQIMRKSIAVVPEGRRVFARLTVEENLSMGGFFTDKGDYQEQMDKVLGLFPRLKERFNQRGGTMSGGEQQMLAIGRALMSKPKLLLLDEPSLGLAPIIIQQIFDIIEMLRKDGVTVFLVEQNANQALKIADRAYVLENGRVVMQGTGEALLTDPKVREAYLGG
- the livG gene encoding high-affinity branched-chain amino acid ABC transporter ATP-binding protein LivG, with protein sequence MSREILKVENLSMRFGGLLAVNGVALTVKEKQVVALIGPNGAGKTTVFNCLTGFYQPSGGSILLDGEPIQGLPGHKIALKGVVRTFQNVRLFKDMTAVENLLIAQHRHLNTNFLAGLFKTPSFRKSEREAMEYAEYWLEKVNLKEFANRTAGTLAYGQQRRLEIARCMMTRPRILMLDEPAAGLNPKETEDLKALISVLREEHNVTVLLIEHDMKLVMSISDHIVVINQGTPLADGTPEQIRDNPEVIKAYLGEA